The nucleotide window gggtttactgggcgttagggttagggtttggaaaaaaatcgccccccccccactccaaagttctggatccgctagtgtccGGCCCTGTCTAGATATCTGCACGATTGGACATTATCGCACTGAACATGTTATAAGCTTGATCTTAAGTTGCGCAAAACACaagcaatttaaataaaatattggtcATTTCAGCATGAATACCAATCCAACTACCCAGTGGCTTGCTACCTATGCGAAAACTGCTCACAGGTTGCGTCTGAGAACAATATATGCCTCGCCGGAGACTGTTCCAGCCAGCAGTGTGCTGACTTTGTCCTTAGGCCAGGAGATTGCTGTGCCTCCTGCCCAAACGGTAAGTGAATATGATCACGTGGTAATGTGATTGACAGGTGTTAGAGGGAGTGTGTATGTCTTATCTTcttaaataatacagacgttacttaaaaaaaaaaagatgattacgtcctatgcgtcatgcattcagtcatgcatattaaccaatgacttaaattctgccaagtaactggttttcctggctagctcaggcaacgcactccatgctctaatagcactagggaagaaggagcatttgtacaaatctgtcctagcatatggaactggGATTGTGCCTTTATcgttgtgtctttctgattattttattaaattttgtttttgtatttgaagattatggttcagtgtttcaagtataattgctactttacttttgagtcttctgtcctgaaggctttctaaatttattgattttactaaaggtgttactctagtcaaatgtgaatattcgtttgttatgaatctcactgctctattttgtatctgttccagtttcttaatgttttcttgagttgaggggtcccaaacagaggatgcatattctattattggcctaaccaaggttaaataatattttagttttatgttcttatttgatttatagaaatctcttttaataaaccctaatgctttgtttgattttttgatagcttcatcaatatgtggattccatgacagtttttcatttattataacacctaggtattttgcgtttttagtctgtgttactggtttgccatgattaagataagtggaattaatttgttttagtttttttgttagtcttaataactgacatttttctgagtggaaagacatgctccaatttgattcctatttctgtaattcatctaattctctttgtaaaatgtctttatcctgtgttgtttttattgttttacaattatttttaatttaaatcgaTTCTTATGTGTATCATTAGCTTATCAGTGTTctggttattgtttttttccccctaggTCCCAACTGCTGGGTGGAGAACAGACTGATCCCAATGGGTAATGTGGTGAGCTTTCCTAACGGTACCACATGTAACTGCATCTATGAAGGACGTCACCTTGTGAGGACGCAGTGCAGCTACCTGTTGAACGGGGAAGTCGTGGAGTACTTTCATGGCCCTGATTACGTGTCGTGGATTGATTAACTATGCCTCATGAACCCAGGAAGGTCATTCAGGCCgccatatttttttgtataattgtaTACTAATTTTATACTttctaatatgtttttattatataCAATGCCTATTATAATCTTTTTACATGGATGGAAACGGGGAAAAGGTGGAAAttggaaataaaatttaataatttattcctATCAATAAAATCAGAATACATCATTCTGCTACTTGgccaatatctagatctagctctaaattattaaaattagatttatttccATGTTTCTTTAAGATTAGTGATTAGCTTTGCTTATATTGCTACACAAATgtgatctagaattctagatctaatctagagcTTCGCTCGTAACAGAAGAGGAAAGAAGACCAGATCTATCTTGGACTATCTAAATTAGCTTTATAGAggaataataacataataataccaTGTCGATCTACAATTcttttaattgttaaattattaaaagttCATTGATTTCATAATTTAAGTGTTGAATTTTGGAATTATTGTAGATTAACGTCAGGCGCATATCGACTAGTCAGTGCTGCGATGTCCTTCACCGTCACCTATCCATTagtccaggggtcggcaacctgcggctcgcgagccacatgcggctctttggatgttaagctgcggctctttagttccatactcaaatattatttattttatcgaaaaaaaaaatgaatcgatTAACTAAGATTAGGCACAGATTCAATCACTCAGACACTTGTACTTGATTTTCACCTCACCCTCcccatgtcttcaaatgtaacatatttgcaggtggaagatgtTCAACCTTCTTCTTCCTTATCAATAATATAGATAAGTCTTGCGACATAATAGACACGGTACAAGTTGATTTTCTGTCAGGTTTATGTCTTCCCAAGCATTGCTaccgctctcgtgacaaactagaagAGAATGCCGAGCAAAAATGctttgaagacaataagatctatttaaattaactcgtttcaatagcaactgatggagccagaagtatgaaaggaaaaaataaaggagaatCTGCGATTCTCCGCAAATTTCTTATACCAAGAAGCGCTtctcaaaagcactctaccatcgtcagtttaaagaattctttaacgaaatggagactcagtattccgacattcttcttcccaataaagtgcgatggctttctACAGGTATGGTGTTGAAACTTCCAGATTTGTGCTTgcatgaaataaatacattcctaaatgagaAAGGTATTAATCACCcagaattagagaacgacaataATAATGTTACTTTATGATGGATATATAAGCGAAAGTGAAGGAGATGAATCTAAAGCTATAAGGAAATGAAAACCCAGccgatgttttggtagaagataagagcggtggctgagcagtaaagcgcttggcttcagaaccgaaGTCCCGAGTTAGAATCTtgtcgaagactgggatttttagtcACTGGATATTTTTGGCGCTTCTaaatccacccagctttaatgggtacctgacattaattggggaaagtaaaggcggttggtcgtggtgctggccacatgacaatcttgttaaccgtgggccacagaaagagatgacctttacatgatctgccctttagatcgcaagatctgaaagggaagcTTTATTTTAGTTATTCATAGCGGTAAATGACTTCATTTTCACTTTCTAAAGCAATATCGTGATAAAACCAGTGCAATTGTTGACAGGAATTACTTAAGCACCGTTATTTAAAAAGGATACAGATGAATTTGATGAGAGATTTGAGcatttcaaaaccaacaaaaccattctagcattcATAGTAAATCccctcaacacaaatagtatcgaaatccacattgagccATTTGGAATTGCTACTggactttaaaaagtaaagttttctgGAGCGAGAATTTGCAGATTTGAAAAGCAAGTTTGAAaagttggaggtccagaaatgtatgtacgtaacgcaacaaaagtggacaggtTACAATGAAATAACGCGAGGCACTTATATTCGACGCATGGAAttgtcttccagattgctacagtgaaGTGAAAAGGTTGGCCATTGGAGTACTGATTATATTCGGATCGACATATTCatgcgagcaagcgttctcttgtatgaatataattaaaaagtaaagtaagatgcCAATTAACAAATgcaaatttagagtcgtgtttgaaactaaaaacaaaaagtgttgagctaaatgtacccaacctttctaaaaccaaagccatcgctgccattgaatttgtttgctcaattgttttgttattgaaatACAAGTTAGTTTActtcatttaatttatttacttatataataagtaattatctaataatgccatatatatGTTATCTAATTTATTGTTAAAAACACTagtcatatataaataaatagatatttttcttttgaataaatatattttttttttatcaaagaacTTTATTTATGCTAGTAGTGctactatttatagttggcaagaaaaaacttAGTGGCTCTTCAAAAACCCtaaaattgtgttaattgtaattttaggctcttccgactcaaaaggttgccaacccctgccttagtctgttgaaccattggggcaccacacaagatatgtcaaccgtctttctccattcctctctatcctTTGCCTTATATAGAATTTCATCCAATGACAGGACTGTCCATTCTTTGCTGGTGTCTTTCCATCGCCAATATGtatgtaatttattttaaatactttcaACTAAATTGATGTTAGGAtaaacaattgtaaaaaaaaaacttttcaattTTTGAATGAGCATTATGCTAAAtaagttaataaattaataaaaaaagatcACTAATGAGTTATGAATAAATTTTTCAATTGTGACGttacatgcattttttttttaccgatgTTTGAATTCATTAGTGAAGCGAGAGTTATCAATGAAGAAGTCTCTGACCTTTATCTAAAAAGTAGTGCATTTTTATGAACAACTATTTGGTTTAATTAATTGAAACATTTAAAGAAcaaaactgcatttttttttgcagaagTTAAGAAATAGCCTTTACACTAGAACTTTTCGAGATCTTtaatatcatgatatcggaCTTTCTGTATCTTTTCCAGTTTGGGCGAACTAAACtggacggatggacggacaggCCGCACAAATTTAATAacggcttttcccctttcggaggccgctagtaaaatgaaaacatttaaacaatatGATTTATACTGTTTTAGTCTATTTCTATAGTATAAAAATAGGAACAAGTACAGTCGAATCTGAAATTCTAATTGTAGGGTTATTACTGTGCGTTTAAATACAGAACTTGAAAATGCGTTGTCCGTAATGTGAGTTCCCCTATTTAAAATGACCTGTCCCTCTAAGAggagatctaaaaaaaaagtgcatagGGATAGCTGCTTCATCCTTAGGTAGATTAAGCAAGTTCAGGTTTACATATGTCCTTAGCAGCCTACAGTACGATGACGAAACATGGAGCACATTTACGAAACAAGAGCGCAAATTATAAGCTcgttttattttcgtagtatcttataaattacatgtCAAGACAGAGACAGACTTATTTGCTCAGATTCCCCAagtacaggggtgggcaacctttttgtatcgagggccgcattaaaaaaaagttttggaatGGCGgaccgcatatatatatatatatatatatatatatatatatatatatatatatatatatatatatcttagaacgatacgctagctaactgtgtagaatgtcttttaactcATATTGACACTATTTTATTCatgtttctttcctttttttcacactccacgttaaggaattacaagagttagcaatttttgaaaacaattttttgattttttaaaaattgctgttgtcttttatattacaatatcaccaaaaatatacttttgtacttaatgtgcagtattttacttttttacacgcataatgttccggaactgtgaaactatcttagtagttgttacccttgtgactgctgtcaaattacagtcaatcaacattgaccagtgattatacttgtttagtttcaacaaaaaaaaaaagcttgttcactgaatgagacaatatatgttccgtaagttaaatgtcgggacgagcgaaacctgcccttgtggagcatcaccagagaatgctgaccatgtccttcaattgtgcatactaaatcaagacaCCCGAACAAGgctctccaaagactattcggagaactgcctgatctggaaatctCTGctcggttcatctcagatctaggattactgatttgaaccctccaacatgtacaatgagaaaaaggaagaagaagatctgatgtatgtgtacccaaatagttttttttaaagtgtggaaatacagcttttgtacttttaatcatttcactaaaaaTACTTTTGCTTGCcagtagaaatgggaaagccttgtttgaaaagatttaacatgcatttagatttcatatgtaaacaatcgaTTGCAACTAGATCTGCATGAaaatatgaaatctgtcttccactcttcattagaaatttCGGTAACAAAGTCAAAGTCAATGCCCTTGAAGTaacaacaatttcttccttgagattgtatatctcatttgccttgcccatgATAGGCTGGCggatacattggattattttgttcatataTCGGAGCTACCCGTGGTTAAAACCTCTAACCCTAAAAAGTTCGATTACTATGAATTACTTCGTAGTGACAGTGTAATGATGAAAGTTTTGTGCACTTTTGTGgaaactttcctgtttaaagtttatggttgggatatttttttattaaaaaaatataattgtctcagtcaaagatcgagctccatcagttgtttcACTTgtcatcttgttccaagcctacccaacactcagagattgtgtcttggattgagtgtattgatgcatagccaataagcataatctttgTTTACTTAAAACGTTTTATAATcagatttataatttatatagatattatttttaatatttgcattttaatatgtatatactgtgggtacACCTggtttctgtaggtgtcggcgagccacataaaacacttcgacgggccgcatgtggcccgcggtccgtaatttgcccacccctgcccaAGTATATACAGCACACGCATGagaagtcatcctctatggacaacttGCAACTGGTACTAGGAAAACTGGTCGAGCCAATCTCCGCTATGTGGATGTAATCAAAGGGATTCTCAAAGCGGTGGACATAGAGGTGAATGTCTGGGAAGAGATAGCTCTAGCCCGCACAATGTGGAGAGAACTGGTAGCAAGCCATTCAAGTGGTCAGTGAAGTAGCCGACAAAGAAAAGCGAGCCGAACGGAAAAAGATTTGCTCTTCCAAAGCAGGTTAGAGTATAATGCCTGTCCAATTTAGGGGTTTAAGAGTAACAGCAAGAAGCGCTCTACGAGATTAGCCATTGGCTTCCTTATAATGAAGGCGGCCAATGGAATATCAGGCCTATGGTTGCGAACTAAAGCAttcatttgtgtgtgttattgtgtgtgtaGTCCTCTATATTGCATAATCTAAGAATATAAATACGACTTGTTTCAACGTTATTTTGCTCAGCCTTGTTAACACACAATTGTGCCTTGACGTTACCCAGTGTATACTTTCATTTGGCAAATTGCTattcaaattttattaattaggac belongs to Biomphalaria glabrata chromosome 12, xgBioGlab47.1, whole genome shotgun sequence and includes:
- the LOC129922035 gene encoding uncharacterized protein LOC129922035; translated protein: MLFRFAFLYFCTLFIGLTRSAPKRDTRLNSWLSASGIRKFRSPEIQEGTQAPEMKSGLSTRWGNMCKHEYQSNYPVACYLCENCSQVASENNICLAGDCSSQQCADFVLRPGDCCASCPNGPNCWVENRLIPMGNVVSFPNGTTCNCIYEGRHLVRTQCSYLLNGEVVEYFHGPDYVSWID